From Xyrauchen texanus isolate HMW12.3.18 chromosome 15, RBS_HiC_50CHRs, whole genome shotgun sequence:
actctctctactattatcctgacatttcacattcttaaagtagtgagcttaactgacctaagacagggaatgttttctaacaTCAAGTGTCCgccaaatgtatttggctaaagtatATGTGAACTTTTGACTTGAACTGTAGGTACCTGCTGAAACATTATTgacttattgatttttttttttcgtgaacACTGTTTGCACAAATCCTTTAccagatattatttaattattgtagaGTGACTCAcaataagattttttatttttcgtttatttttaatttccttttttaaattttatttattcactGTTACCATTCATCCATTCAAGTTTGCCTTGCTGTTTCATTTTGTGTAGCCATGTCCCTGCTGTCCACTGATATTGGGTTCTACTGTGTCCTGTAAATCTGCTACTCTTACAAGCAAATTTCCATTCAAGGATTAATAAAGTTTTGTACTATCAAATCAAAGGAAAAACATCAGAAGGAGACGCTGAAATCATAATAATCACAAAGGTCCAATCAAACAGGAAaagcacattaaaaatgtattaattaatcaaGTTAATCTACCTATATTTCACAGTTGGCCCTCCTCCAGGTTTGGACAGCGCCCCCTGGGGGTAACAGCCTAGGCCTGCGCTGATGCAGCCTGCCTCTGCGCCACACCATGCTGAGTAGAAACGCATCCGGAATACAAAGAATATTGCCACCATGTAGAAAAACCTGAAATATATAACCATTGTGACAGAAAAAGCTATAAGATAGAGGATGTGAGTAATAACCTCATGTTTCACAAAAGTCTGAAATCTTTGTTTAGCGTGCTCCATTTGAAAGATAATGCACCACTTTGATTACCAACACAACAGAACCAAGTTGCTTTATATGAAAATGATCAGAATACGGTTTtaattgaaggaatagttcacccacaaatgaataCGCTGTCCTTATTTACTCACACACTTGTTGTTCCAGTTTGACCTTTTTCTTTATATTATATGAAGAATATCATGGATGCTGCTTTTTTCCCAAATaatgaaagtgacaaaaaaatgtcaccataaaagtggtccatacaactcatattttggtctgttcttcacacaaagctatcacatgacttcatatatatttttttatataagtctATATATTGTGTACTGGAccgcttttatatattttttggtgcttttgtgtccgttttgaagcttgaaagcctcagtaccattcatttaaaaaaattcccCATGGGCTCCAtgaagtcatattggtttggaacttcatgagggtgaatgaatgatataataaaatgttttgggtgaactctttctTTAACATCTCCTGTGGCCTCTACAGTTAGACTCTAAACTGGACATTTACACTCTAGAAACTCTAGAATTGATCATGTCCACAAGGACAACAAACCTGTAAAAATAGTTGTGCTCCAAGAATTCTTCAGTGTGGACATAGGACAAAGGAAAGACAGAGTTGACAGCTAGGTAGAGAGCTCCGTAAACAGGCACCATCTTCACCCTCTGAAGGCAGGGCTCTTTACCCGGCAGAGACAGAGGACTGGACTGCTGCAACCAGTCTACATATGTCTGATAACGGAAGAAGGGACCTGGGGAATTCCGGCAAAAGTGGGCAAGAGAAAGAATGGAAAATATTGGAATGTGCGGAGTGCATGGGAATAGTTATTAATGAAGAAATGTTAGTAGATGGGTAGTTTATGATATATCACATGACATTGGAATACAGACATGAAAATGAGTGGAAAAGAAAATTGAAACATTTTGGGGTGATGAAATTGAAGCATGTGGATGGGTGATTTGTGTGGAAAATGATGGCAAAAGAGGGGAAATTATAAACACAATCAGTTATAAAAAGAAAACGGACTCACACATTACTGTACTAGTAGCagagaaaaacagagaaagaCAAGTTAGGATACATGCAAAACAGTTTGGAACATTTGAATACACTCAACATTCCCACACATGCAAATCAACGCAGTAGTCATGTAAAATACCTGTCATTATTCCCACATGGCAGTAGCTATATGATATAATGTCATACAGTGAGGGCTCATGGGAAAGTACTCTAACCACTGGGGACTTGGTGAAGGCGCTCACTTCCTGTTTCTTCTCCAAGTGATAACTTTGAACCTCATTGGCTAAACTGACCATCTGTGTATTCAAAACAATAGTAATTCAACCATTTTTATATTAAGAGACTAAACCATGTTGTaaagcagtggttttcaactggtgggttgcGGCCCAAAAATGGAGTGTGTCCGTGAATGGAGTGTGTCCattataaatgcaaataataaaatgcaattaatcaaGTAATTGTGCAAAATAAAGATAGTAGAATACTTAGGCTTTCAACATTGAAAAGGGGGAGaaaaatgcttcccatatcttttgtcgTTGATGTCATGTATGTCAAATCGAATGTATGTCCACATGCATTTGCAATCAAACTTTACAGATTTTTTCCACTTGTGACTAGGTAGAAGCTAGCCATATTCAACCCACATTAAATATTGGTTTACGGGTTTGGTATTGTATTGGGTAACaaattgatgtccaatgtaatatTTGGGTCCTGGAGCAAACCAGTTGAGAACAATAATAAGGTgtgtaatttcattgtgttttaccTTTAATGTTAAAAGAAGCTGAATGGCATTGGCAAATGGTGTTGGGTGAGGGAGGCCAAACCAGGTAACCAGACGAAAAAAAAGGAGGTAAAGAAATGTCCATCCCAAAGACAAAGAAGGGGCACTCCTAAATACAGACAAGACAGACCCAAGGGTTACAGTGGAATAGCTGAAAAAATCAAATCTATGTTTCCTCTCATTAGCCCCGTTCACACATGCgaccaggtaaattacaggaaaattgttGGTTTGCcattactggtaaatgtaccaaatgtgctgttcacacatttCAGGACATTTCTAGGTAATGATACAACTATGCATTAAGGAAACACATTTTTTGCTAGAgcaaaatttaccagtattttcaaaagggtcGTGTTCACACTTCTAAACTggaaaatgtaagtaattttctggaaaaggctgtatgtgtgaacgcGACCAATGTCACAAGTAAAAGATTTGCATAGAACTTTGAGCATACAGAACACTGAAGCTCACATAAGGGATGTCAAATATTATTATGAAATCTACATGGCTGCAACATGTCATACTCACTTCCAGTTAATCTTTATAATTAGCCATGTTCCTAATACTGTGCAAAGGGAGTGTAGAGTGTGGATCCCACAGGTTGCTATGGTGATGATCAGACCAGTAAGCAATGCAGCCCCCTGCTTGACTGGAGGGCCTGGTAAATAATGCACAAATAGGAGCTATTTTAATGATGCTTTGTTATATAACAAAATGTCATCATACTGTTACTCCCAAGAAACGCTTTTAAGCAACATGCTCTTTATCATTTTTTAAACTAACAATAAGCTGTAATTTTTGTGATTTTACAATGCTATTCTTGTTCAGCATTTGCAGTAACTGCAGTTTGGATATGCATGCTTTATTATGTTTTGTGCTTAGTTGTATTAGACATTTTACTATGCAGATTGTAACTTATTTGAACCTGAAAAAAGGACAAGGTCTGACTTACTTAGGTAGCGGAAAAGGAATCCTACAGGTATGGATGCAGCAAGGATTCCTAGGTAGACTAATTCATCTGGTGACATCTTTCTGTTtactaaaataacaaaaaacacaacaattCTCTCACTGTTTATATCATATTTGATCTTTAAGCTTATCCATACAAAATGTAACACTAAAATACAAGGGTGttttgccaaacattattacatactctGGTTTTTAGTGACCTggcacttatatctatcacaaatggatctacaaaatgtattgtcaaattttctaaacattttcaagacaattagaaaataataaaataaaacatatattttgatattatgatgttttatttttcatatatcaaagagatgatgcaacaaataagACATGTGATACTATAATATGCCACTGCCTAAACCTTGGATTTACTGTAGAGCTCtctgaaatgacctgccggttgaactgcaatgcacctcactgatctatgcctgcatcaccttggtgtaatgatggactacactcttaaaatcgAATTtgaattaattgccaacaaaagccttcatcagccaactaaaaaAGGACAATACATCTATGTGAatatctgcagttaatccaggatggacttcaaagacattagtcattaatcttacggttcatacaaaatctgtttcaacactgacccttaacactaaCATAGTTTACTCATTTGAAACCATGATTTGCACTGCACACAactaactaatattggcattatattcatgctgtttagccagaggggaacagtgagtctggtttctcccaaggtcctatttctccattaaccaacaacttatggagttttgttttgTGCTCataggggttctaaatacaattattttttatacacaatttacaataatatttggGGTGGAATAAACAGGTTAAATAGCACTGACgtgtgttaaagggacagttcacccaaaaattctgtcagCATATAGGCTACTCACCCTAGTGTTTTTCCAAACCAGTAAGACTTACgtcttctgtgaaacaaaaaagatgttaggcagaatgttaggaacaGATGGTCTAATTTACTATTTACTTTAATTtccttttccatacagtgaaagtgaatggtgactgagactgaccaTTCCGTCTAACATCTTCttatgtgttccacaaaaaagTCATAcgattttttaaacaaaatgattaaagaatttccatttttatggTGTACTATCTCTTTAATCCGTTAAAACCGCCATTATTAACACGTTGATGTAATAGTTATATGCTTATAGTGTATTCAATCGTTACTTTTAGATTAAAACAGAAATCCTTTCATTGAGAAGAAACATTCCTAGCTTGTCATGACAGCATCAGGCATGTCTGTAACTGACCCATGAACCGTCATTCAACAACATATCTGTACAGCTCAGACAAGTTATCTTAACGCAACAATAACACCAACCTGTATTCATATTACCGAGATATGAAAAGTAATTTGAATCACATTTAGATTAAGCGTTGTACAACATCTGGGCTCTGACTGACTGGCCTTGCAGATAAGCAGATTGACATTGGCAGAATGGGACTGCCAGCGCAACATACTTCCGAAACGACAGCAAAACTTACAACAATGAAGTTTGAAGGTGACAATTTATCCTGACAGATATTTCCTAGAGTCCCATTTAACAGCTCGTACACTAGCGGGTTCTCTCCTCATTCACCACTTCCTACTACCGCATCTGGTGAGAGTTCGCTGTGTGGGTTGCCAGATATTCATAacattattagaaaataaattattttagcgATATTATCGCAAGCCACAGTTTGAATCATAACAATCGTACAAATTCACAAAATACTAGTTAATTGTGACAAACATATTACGTTTTTGTCCATGTACCAAATATATACGAGTAAAGAATGATGCAGTCAAACCTACATATCTGGCAACCTCTTGGACAGATTACGGTCACTTTCACTGTGACGCTCGTAAAGCGGTCGCTAGGGGGCATCCGCCACTGTCTTTGATAAAACTGTCTATGTTGTGTAATGGGAAGCATTGGCATAACAACAAATTATTACACAACAAACATGACCAGATTTTTCAACGTTGGCTAATCCAATCTGCacgttgttaattaaaatgaatgaaacgTCCGTTTCATTTTACTGcaattcttttttaataaataaggCGTGATACATAAAAACTaatacaggctggaaaaatagacatttattaatttgtatatattttatatttcgtATATGTTACAGTCGGTTGCACCAGCTATCcgttagcctagttgtggcgtaattGGGCActaaagtcacaatttacgcaatactaaatatttgagcgttgcaccattaaatttAGGTAGGACTTatccctacgtataaactaaatattaacGGAAGACTCCGACAGGAGTAATGATTCTTCAGCATGATTCCACCAATCAAACTCTGAACAATAGTGCACTTTCCTGCGTTTTCTTTTACTTTACGGAGATCTTACGACCTACTGgttaagacttgccttaagaacaggtggtgcaaccaaattaagcactagcatttttttaagaaatacgaGTGATAAataggatctctctctctctctctctctctctctctctctctctctctctctctctctctctctctctctctctctcaaagtcGCTATTCCTTACTCCAACCCAGTTGGTGGCAGAAATGCACCACAAattggtttgccaaccgccataaaagGTCAAAGAAGAGGAAGATGAACTTATGCACTGATTACAAAGTAGTTACTAAGtacttagtgtgaactttacgtctcaATTTACGTGAGGCCTTTAACACACagttggtgcaaccctaccctgttGAAAACGAACCTCATTGTGTCTCGACGCTCATTGCAGACTTTGACATAGTTTATCTGACCTTGGTATAAAAGTACAACAGTGAAGCAAACAGCAAGGGTAAACTGCGCTTATCCATATACATGAGACTATTCTAATACATTtgcttatacagtatgtgttttcaTTCACAGATGACCAGCTCCAGGAAAATGGTGGAATTGTTCTATGATGTTGTCTCTCCTTATTCCTGGCTGGGATTCGAGGTGCGCAGCCTATTTATCTTCTTAGAATTGTTTGGAGCTGCCAATTTTCTCCCTTCTATTGTTCATTGCAATCatgataaatgttagtaaattACATGTAAGTGTCGTGTACGAGTTGAatgttgtttgtttatgtgttaagGTACTGTGTCGCTACAGAAATGTTTGGAACATCGACCTCAAATTGAAACCTGCATATTTAGGGGGAGTCATGCACGCTTCAGGTTAGAGACAAATTCACATTCACAAATTACTAATAGTGTCACATTTCAGGCATATTCTAGACAGTTAGctactttatctcataattatgtaATGCATGTACTGTTGAAtccagaagtttacacacacacttagtttgaagtcattaaaacacatattttgtaacctctccacagatttaatatgagcaaactatagttttggcaagttgtttaggacatctactttgtgcatgacacgacaaaatattccaacaatggtttacagacagattgtttcacttttaattgactatatcacaattccagtgggtcagaaatttacacacacacacactaagttaactgttcctttaagcatcttggaaaattccagaaaattaagtcaagcctttagacaatcagCTTctgtatggagccagaaatatgacaaaacaatttgaattataagtgtgattttaaCAAATTTAATATTAAGTTGTATTTTAAATGAGTTTGagatttttaaactccaatcctggacatttcatatttaaccaaattgaatagtttttttttttaatggcacaattttataaatatgtattttcaaacagcaaatttttggttctgaattcttacactgtaaatatcctgttttacagcttcaagttttcaagatgaagaaattcagaacaccaaattcaatattctaaaattcgaTATTTGCAAGTTCTTTATCCTCGCACAGCTTTACTCTATCGCGCGTGTGAGCATCAATAATGCGTGTGGATTAATGgcgttgaaatgccttcataatgatgagcataatgataaataaaattatgaaacagtaaaaaggcttatactgttacgaatggaggcagacgaggagagcggatctaaatgcaatcTTACTTTTATTAACTGAGACAATCAAGAaatacaaaggaaaaccctcaatggggaaatgaacataacactgaacacacgatgaaaacaaaactgagaaaacgggcaggggacacataccaggctaacaacattcaacgatagacaaggactgaaccaaaaaccagggtatatatacatgaacatagaactaagaggccaatgaacaaacagaacaccaaacaagataacgagggaagaaacagaggcaagtggcaagttaacgagggacaggtgaaagcaatgacggaaaacacgaacgctaacaaagagactatggagttacatacgcgacaaaagtgaaaactatggaatgcaaaaagtgacaaaaatggcaaacaagagggaacagtgaaacaagacgaggtatgccgAACAGAGCCCCCcacaaggatcggattccagacgatccaaaataaataaacaaataataaaaaaaaaaacaccaggggcagacagacagaccaggggggcacgagagtaggcaggaagtccaagggggcacagagggcaggcagaaagttcaggggggcacagagggcaggcaggaagtccaggagggcacaaagggcaggcaggaagtccaggggggcacaaagggcaggcagggagtccaagggggcacagagggca
This genomic window contains:
- the mboat7 gene encoding lysophospholipid acyltransferase 7, encoding MSPDELVYLGILAASIPVGFLFRYLSPPVKQGAALLTGLIITIATCGIHTLHSLCTVLGTWLIIKINWKSAPSLSLGWTFLYLLFFRLVTWFGLPHPTPFANAIQLLLTLKMVSLANEVQSYHLEKKQEVSAFTKSPVVRVLSHEPSLYDIISYSYCHVGIMTGPFFRYQTYVDWLQQSSPLSLPGKEPCLQRVKMVPVYGALYLAVNSVFPLSYVHTEEFLEHNYFYRFFYMVAIFFVFRMRFYSAWCGAEAGCISAGLGCYPQGALSKPGGGPTVKYSPDPHTAVEYDFKTIQNIDCYNSDFCVKVRHGMRYWNMTVQWWLHNYIYPNAPFRAYALRAGWTMLISAYWHGLHPGYYLSFLTIPLCIAAESAMEASVRARLGPTGQNIFDWVHWFLKMRAYDYMCMGFVLLKASDTINYWSSIYFIIHIIAFVCIGVGQMMKGGKKKERREESEGDKNVKKEDVVREKAE